The Amycolatopsis tolypomycina genomic interval ACCAGGTAGTCCGTGCCCGCCTCGTCCACGCACTTCACGCCCTGCAGGAACACCGTGTGCTGGGTGCCCTCGTACGTGAGCAGAGCGCCCTTCAGGCCCTTCGCGAGGTTGACGCCGGCCTGGTACGGCGTCGCCGGGTCGTTGGTCGTCGAGATGACCAGCGTCTTCGCCAGGCCCTCGACGTTCGGCACGTGCGGCTCGGACGTGTTCGGCACCGGCCAGAACGCGCACGCGTCGCGCGCCGCGGACGCCGGGCGGCCGTCGTCGAGGAACGGCGCCACCTTCACGTACTCCTCCTGCGCCTTGAGGATGACGGCCGGGTCCGTGACGCGCGGGTCGTCGACGCAGCGGATCGCCGTGAAGGCGTCCTGGGTGGTGCCGTACTTGCCGGTGGAGTCGCGCTCGTTGTAGATGTCGGCGAGCTTCTCCAGCGTCGCGCCGCGCTGCTGCTTCAGCTCGTTGAGGCCGGTGTTCAGGGTGTCCCAGAGGCTTTCCTGGTAGAGCGCCTGGATGACGCCGGTGGTGGCGTCCTCGTAGGAGAGCTTGCGGCCGTCGCCGACCGGCACCGGGAAGTCGATCAGCGGCCGGGTGAGGTCCTGGAACGCCTTGACCGCGCCGCCGGCGTCCCCGCCGAGCGCGCAGTCCTGCTGGGCCGTGCACCACTTCGCGAACTGCGTGAACGCCGTCCCGAAACCCTGGCCCTGCGCGACGAGCGACTCGACGGCGTCCTGCTCGGGGTCGACCGCGCCGTCGAGGACCATCGCGCGGACGTTCCGCGGGAACGCTTCGGCGTACGCGGAACCGATCCGGGTGCCGTAGGAGTAGCCCAAATAGGTGAGCTTTTGGTCGCCGAGGACCGAGCGGAGGACGTCCAGGTCCTTCGCGACGTCGCGGGTGCCGACGTTGGCCAGCATCCCGGTGCCGTCCTCGGTGCGCTGGGCGCACTTGGCGGCGAAGTCCTTTTCCTGCGCTTCCTGCTTGAGCACGCCGGCCGGGGAGCCGTCGGTCTCGCTGTCGTCGGCGCGGTCGGCGTCGCGTTCGGCGTCGGTGAGGCAGTGGATGGCGGGCTGGCTGGCGCCGATGCCTCGGGGGTCGAAGCCGACCAGGTCGAAGCGTTTGCCCAGGCCGGTGCTGGTCACCGGCTTGATC includes:
- a CDS encoding alpha/beta hydrolase, which gives rise to MLLAASLAACTSTGKTEPPAPTTESHPPSGPVPAGLERFYGQSLSWADCAPYATSEDARSAFQAKDIQCARLTVPLDYAKPAGDTITLGLLRRKATDAGSRIGSLVVNPGGPGASGMVAAAGLIKPVTSTGLGKRFDLVGFDPRGIGASQPAIHCLTDAERDADRADDSETDGSPAGVLKQEAQEKDFAAKCAQRTEDGTGMLANVGTRDVAKDLDVLRSVLGDQKLTYLGYSYGTRIGSAYAEAFPRNVRAMVLDGAVDPEQDAVESLVAQGQGFGTAFTQFAKWCTAQQDCALGGDAGGAVKAFQDLTRPLIDFPVPVGDGRKLSYEDATTGVIQALYQESLWDTLNTGLNELKQQRGATLEKLADIYNERDSTGKYGTTQDAFTAIRCVDDPRVTDPAVILKAQEEYVKVAPFLDDGRPASAARDACAFWPVPNTSEPHVPNVEGLAKTLVISTTNDPATPYQAGVNLAKGLKGALLTYEGTQHTVFLQGVKCVDEAGTDYLVDGTVPPDGKRCSGQ